One Polypterus senegalus isolate Bchr_013 chromosome 10, ASM1683550v1, whole genome shotgun sequence DNA segment encodes these proteins:
- the LOC120536439 gene encoding ras-related protein Rab-7b-like, which yields MKTVDLKIVILGALGVGKTSLLYQYIHNKFYEDYRTTLGASVLTKTITVQNKTVKLQIWDTGGQERFRSIVSTYYKGSDGCILAFDVTDTDSFEALDYWKKDFQEKIIPKDASYPFVVLGNKIDIPDRQVSFRQASDWCEERSIPYLEVSARDNINVQLAFETLIQNALVKYMEPTESYLTESIKLKPEKDDKKHKKKKKKKCC from the exons ATGAAGACCGTTGATTTGAAGATTGTCATCCTTGGAGCACTGGG TGTGGGAAAGACATCACTGCTCTACCAGTACATACACAACAAGTTTTATGAAGATTACCGAACCACCTTAGGAGCCAGCGTCCTGACGAAGACCATCACTGTCCAGAACAAGACTGTCAAGctgcag ATCTGGGACACAGGAGGTCAAGAGCGTTTTCGCTCCATCGTCTCCACCTACTATAAGGGTTCAGATGGTTGTATCCTGGCCTTTGATGTGACTGACACAGATTCCTTTGAGGCTCTTGATTACTGGAAGAAAGATTTCCAAGAAAAGATCATCCCTAAGGATGCCAGCTACCCTTTTGTGGTCTTGGGGAATAAGATCGACATTCCAGACAGACAG GTTTCTTTTCGACAGGCATCGGACTGGTGTGAGGAGCGGAGTATTCCTTATCTGGAAGTGAGTGCCCGGGACAACATTAATGTTCAGCTAGCCTTTGAGACCCTCATTCAGAATGCCCTGGTTAAG TACATGGAGCCAACAGAGAGCTACCTCACAGAATCCATCAAGTTGAAACCAGAAAAGGATgacaagaaacacaaaaagaagaagaagaagaagtgctgCTGA